One part of the Arabidopsis thaliana chromosome 4, partial sequence genome encodes these proteins:
- a CDS encoding Transducin/WD40 repeat-like superfamily protein (Transducin/WD40 repeat-like superfamily protein; INVOLVED IN: biological_process unknown; LOCATED IN: cell wall; EXPRESSED IN: male gametophyte; EXPRESSED DURING: L mature pollen stage, M germinated pollen stage; CONTAINS InterPro DOMAIN/s: WD40 repeat-like-containing domain (InterPro:IPR011046); Has 1761 Blast hits to 1518 proteins in 267 species: Archae - 12; Bacteria - 193; Metazoa - 625; Fungi - 156; Plants - 91; Viruses - 5; Other Eukaryotes - 679 (source: NCBI BLink).) — protein sequence MSASTNRRRLKDINTGAGENPSSGKKPLRSVTPLPISSKNSNPALQKSLSSKENPNPKLSHRSFGSTQKPVLRPVPRIDKSAVSGEGRVTRSTSSGLRGRSSSPSDLIRVFSDLRKRNESRVIGEKGESGQDKKSGLKSSGFKQGTSEIKVEPSSVCEKADEGSSCPVNSSKFEGSSVARNSISDPKAHALVGSGEKSTVALKSDSKIEKTGKGTSVALRRKSLDNVGKAMEMSKDIRGNEGSSNSTAKYPSKLHEKLAFLEGKVKKIASDIKKTKDMLDLNNPDSSKVIISDIHQKITGIEKSMSHVIDGPEKNKTTKAKSSVKGLNKEELEDRLLPHQRLLRSRTQSKTSSHVSKGHDSVESNKAVNAEEKPSAPVEENAIALEFLASLDKEKVTFMSDQNALENLEVQEMDTEEPSKENDVSKDVNLTSNLTEILRANEALEEIDDEENREEMELEEIDDGCMYQLNDIGSKTSTGGWFVSEGEAVILAHDDGSCSYYDVANSEFMVNECNSLSIWVRLYEVTGVFGFVHYVKSVYSPPDGISPNTWRDCWVVRAPGADGCSGRYVVAASAGNTLESGFCSWDFYTKDIKALHIEDGSSRVSRTALAPLPNNTSHGRNTPACAVVPETQQWWYRPCGPLIASTGSFQSIVKVFDIRDGEQIMKWGVQNPVSALDYSSPLQWRNRGKLVIAETEAISVWDVNSLHPEAQHTISSSGRKISAFHINNTDAEVGGGVRQRVSSLDAEGNDGVFCTSDSINILDFRNPSGIGAKIPKLGVNAQCVSSRGDSVFLGCTNQKSTVKKQMASSSQVQQFSIRKQRLVSTYSLPDSNSHPHHSAITQVWGNSNFVMATSGMGLFVFDTAKEETLQQQPLTSDYGSVQTVREIIGPNDMYCPSFDYSGCRVLLISRDRPALWRYLL from the exons ATGTCAGCTTCAACGAATCGCCGCCGGCTAAAAGATATAAACACCGGCGCCGGTGAAAATCCATCATCTGGTAAAAAACCATTGAGGTCTGTAACTCCACTTCCGATCTCAAGCAAAAATTCAAATCCCGCTCTTCAGAAATCATTATCCAGCAAAGAGAATCCGAATCCGAAGCTTAGTCACCGCTCATTTGGATCGACTCAGAAGCCAGTGCTCCGGCCTGTACCGCGCATTGATAAGTCCGCCGTGAGTGGCGAGGGTCGGGTTACGCGATCCACGTCATCTGGTTTGCGAGGTAGGAGTTCTAGTCCATCTGatttgattagggttttctcggatttgagaaagagaaatgaatCTAGGGTTATTGGGGAAAAGGGTGAATCGGGTCAGGATAAGAAGTCTGGGCTCAAGAGTTCTGGATTCAAACAGGGTACGAGTGAAATTAAGGTTGAGCCAAGTAGTGTTTGTGAGAAAGCAGATGAAGGAAGTAGTTGTCCAGTGAATTCAAGCAAATTTGAAGGTTCTAGTGTGGCGAGAAATTCAATTTCTGATCCAAAGGCACATGCTTTAGTTGGTTCTGGAGAGAAATCTACTGTTGCTTTGAAATCTGATAGTAAGATTGAAAAGACTGGGAAAGGGACTAGTGTAGCTTTAAGAAGGAAGTCTTTGGATAATGTTGGGAAGGCAATGGAGATGTCAAAGGATATAAGAGGAAATGAAGGAAGCAGCAATAGTACTGCTAAGTATCCAAGCAAGCTGCACGAGAAGCTTGCTTTTCTTGAAGGAAAGGTTAAGAAAATTGCATCAGATATCAAGAAGACAAAGGATATGCTGGATTTGAACAATCCGGATTCGTCTAAGGTTATAATCTCTGATATACATCAGAAAATCACAGGGATTGAAAAGTCTATGAGTCATGTTATTGATGGTccagagaaaaacaaaactacgAAAGCAAAAAGTTCTGTGAAAGGATTAAATAAGGAAGAGCTGGAAGACAGACTCTTGCCTCACCAGAGGTTGCTAAGGAGCAGAACTCAGTCCAAAACATCTTCGCATGTCTCAAAAGGCCATGATTCTGTTGAGTCCAACAAGGCAGTGAATGCTGAAGAAAAGCCGTCAGCTCCTGTTGAGGAGAATGCGATAGCTCTAGAGTTCTTGGCCTCACTTGACAAGGAAAAAGTCACATTTATGAGTGATCAGAATGCGCTGGAAAATCTGGAAGTGCAGGAGATGGATACAGAGGAGCCGTCAAAGGAAAATGATGTCTCAAAAGACGTCAATCTGACTTCCAACTTAACTGAAATTCTTAGAGCAAACGAAGCCCTCGAGGaaattgatgatgaagagaataGAGAGGAGATGGAGCTGGAAGAAATAGATGATGGATGCATGTATCAACTCAATGACATTGGGTCCAAAACTTCTACAGGAGGATGGTTTGTATCAGAGGGCGAGGCAGTTATACTTGCTCATGATGATGGCTCGTGTTCCTATTACGATGTCGCTAACTCTGAG TTTATGGTTAATGAATGTAATTCTCTGTCAATCTGGGTGCGTTTGTATGAAGTGACTggagtttttggctttgttcACTAT GTGAAATCTGTGTACAGTCCTCCAGATGGTATCTCACCAAACACTTGGAGAGATTGCTGGGTAGTTCGTGCACCGGGTGCTGATGGCTGCTCAGGCAGATATGTCGTAGCTGCTTCTGCTGGGAATACCTTAGAATCTGGCTTTTGTTCATGGGATTTCTACACGAAAGACATTAAGGCACTCCACATCGAGGACGGATCTTCAAGAGTTTCAAGAACAGCTCTTGCTCCTCTACCCAATAACACATCACATGGTAGGAACACTCCGGCTTGTGCAGTGGTACCAGAAACTCAACAATGGTGGTACAGACCGTGTGGTCCTCTTATAGCATCAACTGGTAGTTTTCAAAGTATAGTAAAGGTTTTTGACATACGAGATGGGGAACAAATCATGAAATGGGGTGTGCAAAATCCTGTGTCAGCTTTAGATTATTCGAGCCCTTTACAATGGAGGAATCGAGGAAAACTTGTCATAGCCGAAACTGAAGCAATTTCTGTTTGGGATGTCAATTCCCTTCACCCTGAAGCACAGCACACCATTTCCTCTTCAGGGCGAAAAATCTCAGCTTTTCATATCAACAACACAGATGCTGAAGTTGGGGGTGGTGTTCGTCAAAg AGTAAGTTCCTTGGATGCTGAAGGAAACGACGGAGTATTCTGCACTAGTGATTCAATCAACATCTTAGATTTTCGTAACCCATCTGGCATTGGTGCTAAAATCCCCAAACTCGGTGTTAATGCTCAATGTGTATCATCTCGAGGAGATTCAGTGTTTCTAGGATGTACCAATCAGAAATCAACTGTCAAGAAAcaaatggcttcttcttctcaggtGCAGCAATTCTCCATAAGGAAACAGCGTCTCGTGAGCACATACAGTCTGCCTGACTCAAACTCTCACCCGCACCACTCTGCAATAACCCAAGTCTGGggaaattcaaattttgtcaTGGCTACTTCTGGTATGGGACTATTTGTGTTTGATACTGCAAAAGAAGAGACCTTGCAACAACAGCCATTGACAAGTGACTATGGAAGCGTTCAAACAGTAAGAGAGATCATCGGTCCAAACGATATGTATTGCCCGTCATTTGACTACTCAGGTTGTCGTGTACTCCTCATCTCAAGAGACCGCCCGGCTTTATGGAGATACCTCTTATAG
- a CDS encoding Transducin/WD40 repeat-like superfamily protein (Transducin/WD40 repeat-like superfamily protein; INVOLVED IN: biological_process unknown; LOCATED IN: cell wall; EXPRESSED IN: male gametophyte; EXPRESSED DURING: L mature pollen stage, M germinated pollen stage; CONTAINS InterPro DOMAIN/s: WD40 repeat-like-containing domain (InterPro:IPR011046); Has 1777 Blast hits to 1531 proteins in 263 species: Archae - 12; Bacteria - 185; Metazoa - 638; Fungi - 156; Plants - 91; Viruses - 5; Other Eukaryotes - 690 (source: NCBI BLink).), whose product MSASTNRRRLKDINTGAGENPSSGKKPLRSVTPLPISSKNSNPALQKSLSSKENPNPKLSHRSFGSTQKPVLRPVPRIDKSAVSGEGRVTRSTSSGLRGRSSSPSDLIRVFSDLRKRNESRVIGEKGESGQDKKSGLKSSGFKQGTSEIKVEPSSVCEKADEGSSCPVNSSKFEGSSVARNSISDPKAHALVGSGEKSTVALKSDSKIEKTGKGTSVALRRKSLDNVGKAMEMSKDIRGNEGSSNSTAKYPSKLHEKLAFLEGKVKKIASDIKKTKDMLDLNNPDSSKVIISDIHQKITGIEKSMSHVIDGPEKNKTTKAKSSVKGLNKEELEDRLLPHQRLLRSRTQSKTSSHVSKGHDSVESNKAVNAEEKPSAPVEENAIALEFLASLDKEKVTFMSDQNALENLEVQEMDTEEPSKENDVSKDVNLTSNLTEILRANEALEEIDDEENREEMELEEIDDGCMYQLNDIGSKTSTGGWFVSEGEAVILAHDDGSCSYYDVANSEVKSVYSPPDGISPNTWRDCWVVRAPGADGCSGRYVVAASAGNTLESGFCSWDFYTKDIKALHIEDGSSRVSRTALAPLPNNTSHGRNTPACAVVPETQQWWYRPCGPLIASTGSFQSIVKVFDIRDGEQIMKWGVQNPVSALDYSSPLQWRNRGKLVIAETEAISVWDVNSLHPEAQHTISSSGRKISAFHINNTDAEVGGGVRQRVSSLDAEGNDGVFCTSDSINILDFRNPSGIGAKIPKLGVNAQCVSSRGDSVFLGCTNQKSTVKKQMASSSQVQQFSIRKQRLVSTYSLPDSNSHPHHSAITQVWGNSNFVMATSGMGLFVFDTAKEETLQQQPLTSDYGSVQTVREIIGPNDMYCPSFDYSGCRVLLISRDRPALWRYLL is encoded by the exons ATGTCAGCTTCAACGAATCGCCGCCGGCTAAAAGATATAAACACCGGCGCCGGTGAAAATCCATCATCTGGTAAAAAACCATTGAGGTCTGTAACTCCACTTCCGATCTCAAGCAAAAATTCAAATCCCGCTCTTCAGAAATCATTATCCAGCAAAGAGAATCCGAATCCGAAGCTTAGTCACCGCTCATTTGGATCGACTCAGAAGCCAGTGCTCCGGCCTGTACCGCGCATTGATAAGTCCGCCGTGAGTGGCGAGGGTCGGGTTACGCGATCCACGTCATCTGGTTTGCGAGGTAGGAGTTCTAGTCCATCTGatttgattagggttttctcggatttgagaaagagaaatgaatCTAGGGTTATTGGGGAAAAGGGTGAATCGGGTCAGGATAAGAAGTCTGGGCTCAAGAGTTCTGGATTCAAACAGGGTACGAGTGAAATTAAGGTTGAGCCAAGTAGTGTTTGTGAGAAAGCAGATGAAGGAAGTAGTTGTCCAGTGAATTCAAGCAAATTTGAAGGTTCTAGTGTGGCGAGAAATTCAATTTCTGATCCAAAGGCACATGCTTTAGTTGGTTCTGGAGAGAAATCTACTGTTGCTTTGAAATCTGATAGTAAGATTGAAAAGACTGGGAAAGGGACTAGTGTAGCTTTAAGAAGGAAGTCTTTGGATAATGTTGGGAAGGCAATGGAGATGTCAAAGGATATAAGAGGAAATGAAGGAAGCAGCAATAGTACTGCTAAGTATCCAAGCAAGCTGCACGAGAAGCTTGCTTTTCTTGAAGGAAAGGTTAAGAAAATTGCATCAGATATCAAGAAGACAAAGGATATGCTGGATTTGAACAATCCGGATTCGTCTAAGGTTATAATCTCTGATATACATCAGAAAATCACAGGGATTGAAAAGTCTATGAGTCATGTTATTGATGGTccagagaaaaacaaaactacgAAAGCAAAAAGTTCTGTGAAAGGATTAAATAAGGAAGAGCTGGAAGACAGACTCTTGCCTCACCAGAGGTTGCTAAGGAGCAGAACTCAGTCCAAAACATCTTCGCATGTCTCAAAAGGCCATGATTCTGTTGAGTCCAACAAGGCAGTGAATGCTGAAGAAAAGCCGTCAGCTCCTGTTGAGGAGAATGCGATAGCTCTAGAGTTCTTGGCCTCACTTGACAAGGAAAAAGTCACATTTATGAGTGATCAGAATGCGCTGGAAAATCTGGAAGTGCAGGAGATGGATACAGAGGAGCCGTCAAAGGAAAATGATGTCTCAAAAGACGTCAATCTGACTTCCAACTTAACTGAAATTCTTAGAGCAAACGAAGCCCTCGAGGaaattgatgatgaagagaataGAGAGGAGATGGAGCTGGAAGAAATAGATGATGGATGCATGTATCAACTCAATGACATTGGGTCCAAAACTTCTACAGGAGGATGGTTTGTATCAGAGGGCGAGGCAGTTATACTTGCTCATGATGATGGCTCGTGTTCCTATTACGATGTCGCTAACTCTGAG GTGAAATCTGTGTACAGTCCTCCAGATGGTATCTCACCAAACACTTGGAGAGATTGCTGGGTAGTTCGTGCACCGGGTGCTGATGGCTGCTCAGGCAGATATGTCGTAGCTGCTTCTGCTGGGAATACCTTAGAATCTGGCTTTTGTTCATGGGATTTCTACACGAAAGACATTAAGGCACTCCACATCGAGGACGGATCTTCAAGAGTTTCAAGAACAGCTCTTGCTCCTCTACCCAATAACACATCACATGGTAGGAACACTCCGGCTTGTGCAGTGGTACCAGAAACTCAACAATGGTGGTACAGACCGTGTGGTCCTCTTATAGCATCAACTGGTAGTTTTCAAAGTATAGTAAAGGTTTTTGACATACGAGATGGGGAACAAATCATGAAATGGGGTGTGCAAAATCCTGTGTCAGCTTTAGATTATTCGAGCCCTTTACAATGGAGGAATCGAGGAAAACTTGTCATAGCCGAAACTGAAGCAATTTCTGTTTGGGATGTCAATTCCCTTCACCCTGAAGCACAGCACACCATTTCCTCTTCAGGGCGAAAAATCTCAGCTTTTCATATCAACAACACAGATGCTGAAGTTGGGGGTGGTGTTCGTCAAAg AGTAAGTTCCTTGGATGCTGAAGGAAACGACGGAGTATTCTGCACTAGTGATTCAATCAACATCTTAGATTTTCGTAACCCATCTGGCATTGGTGCTAAAATCCCCAAACTCGGTGTTAATGCTCAATGTGTATCATCTCGAGGAGATTCAGTGTTTCTAGGATGTACCAATCAGAAATCAACTGTCAAGAAAcaaatggcttcttcttctcaggtGCAGCAATTCTCCATAAGGAAACAGCGTCTCGTGAGCACATACAGTCTGCCTGACTCAAACTCTCACCCGCACCACTCTGCAATAACCCAAGTCTGGggaaattcaaattttgtcaTGGCTACTTCTGGTATGGGACTATTTGTGTTTGATACTGCAAAAGAAGAGACCTTGCAACAACAGCCATTGACAAGTGACTATGGAAGCGTTCAAACAGTAAGAGAGATCATCGGTCCAAACGATATGTATTGCCCGTCATTTGACTACTCAGGTTGTCGTGTACTCCTCATCTCAAGAGACCGCCCGGCTTTATGGAGATACCTCTTATAG
- a CDS encoding uncharacterized protein (unknown protein; FUNCTIONS IN: molecular_function unknown; INVOLVED IN: biological_process unknown; LOCATED IN: endomembrane system; Has 35333 Blast hits to 34131 proteins in 2444 species: Archae - 798; Bacteria - 22429; Metazoa - 974; Fungi - 991; Plants - 531; Viruses - 0; Other Eukaryotes - 9610 (source: NCBI BLink).) codes for MANEYGFGMGSVLAIVVVALMLLFVPLMMGPVTAPSLPMILMFPVVLLFVFLYLHFTSK; via the coding sequence ATGGCGAATGAGTATGGATTCGGGATGGGTTCGGTTTTGGCGATTGTTGTCGTTGCACTAATGTTACTGTTTGTTCCGTTGATGATGGGACCGGTGACTGCACCATCTCTTCCAATGATCTTGATGTTTCCGGTCGTATTGCTCTTTGTGTTTCTCTATCTCCATTTTACTTCCAAGTGA
- a CDS encoding Zinc-binding ribosomal protein family protein (Zinc-binding ribosomal protein family protein; FUNCTIONS IN: structural constituent of ribosome; INVOLVED IN: translation; LOCATED IN: ribosome, cytosolic large ribosomal subunit; EXPRESSED IN: 22 plant structures; EXPRESSED DURING: 13 growth stages; CONTAINS InterPro DOMAIN/s: Ribosomal protein L44e (InterPro:IPR000552), Ribosomal protein, zinc-binding domain (InterPro:IPR011332); BEST Arabidopsis thaliana protein match is: Zinc-binding ribosomal protein family protein (TAIR:AT3G23390.1).): MVNIPKTKNTYCKNKECKKHTLHKVTQYKKGKDSLAAQGKRRYDRKQSGYGGQTKPVFHKKAKTTKKIVLRLQCQSCKHFSQRPIKRCKHFEIVLIESCAGKMVDEMIFSCVCCGGPGCCGDRGEGPVGGGIDNEPVNVVVVVVEPGSQRRKMW; encoded by the exons ATG GTGAACATTCCGAAAACTAAGAACACTTACTGCAAGAACAAGGAGTGCAAGAAGCATACCTTGCACAAGGTGACGCAGTATAAGAAAGGTAAAGATAGCCTTGCTGCCCAAGGAAAGCGTCGTTATGATCGTAAACAATCTGGTTATGGAGGTCAGACCAAGCCCGTCTTCCACAAGAAG GCTAAGACAACTAAGAAGATTGTGCTGAGGCTTCAATGCCAAAGCTGCAAGCATTTCTCGCAACGCCCGATTAAG AGGTGCAAGCACTTTGAGATCG TTTTAATTGAGAGCTGTGCGGGCAAAATGGTAGATGAGATGATATTCTCTTGTGTCTGCTGTGGTGGTCCTGGCTGCTGTGGTGATAGAGGAGAAGGACCTGTTGGTGGTGGTATTGACAATGAACCGGTGAATGtagtagtggtggtggtggagccAGGCAGCCAGCGGCGGAAGATGTGGTGA
- a CDS encoding Zinc-binding ribosomal protein family protein (Zinc-binding ribosomal protein family protein; FUNCTIONS IN: structural constituent of ribosome; INVOLVED IN: translation; LOCATED IN: ribosome, cytosolic large ribosomal subunit; EXPRESSED IN: 22 plant structures; EXPRESSED DURING: 13 growth stages; CONTAINS InterPro DOMAIN/s: Ribosomal protein L44e (InterPro:IPR000552), Ribosomal protein, zinc-binding domain (InterPro:IPR011332); BEST Arabidopsis thaliana protein match is: Zinc-binding ribosomal protein family protein (TAIR:AT3G23390.1); Has 1023 Blast hits to 1019 proteins in 360 species: Archae - 169; Bacteria - 1; Metazoa - 377; Fungi - 167; Plants - 132; Viruses - 0; Other Eukaryotes - 177 (source: NCBI BLink).), with protein sequence MVNIPKTKNTYCKNKECKKHTLHKVTQYKKGKDSLAAQGKRRYDRKQSGYGGQTKPVFHKKAKTTKKIVLRLQCQSCKHFSQRPIKRCKHFEIGGDKKGKGTSLF encoded by the exons ATG GTGAACATTCCGAAAACTAAGAACACTTACTGCAAGAACAAGGAGTGCAAGAAGCATACCTTGCACAAGGTGACGCAGTATAAGAAAGGTAAAGATAGCCTTGCTGCCCAAGGAAAGCGTCGTTATGATCGTAAACAATCTGGTTATGGAGGTCAGACCAAGCCCGTCTTCCACAAGAAG GCTAAGACAACTAAGAAGATTGTGCTGAGGCTTCAATGCCAAAGCTGCAAGCATTTCTCGCAACGCCCGATTAAG AGGTGCAAGCACTTTGAGATCGGTGGAGACAAGAAGGGAAAGGGAACATCTCTCTTTTAA